A window of Nocardia arthritidis genomic DNA:
CGAGCGCGCAGCCTCTGCTCTCGGGAATCCATGCCTGCCACAGCCTGGGAATGATCATCGGAGCCTTGGCCGGCGCGGCCGCCGAGCGAACGCAGACGTCCCTCGGTGGCCACCTCGCCGGTATCACGGTCGTCGTGGTAGTAGCGGCCGCCGCCGGTACTCGCCGATTGCTGCCGTCAGCTGTTGACCGTCTTTCCGATACCGCACCCCATCCGCAGGCCGGACAACGGCCACGACGATGGCCGACCCGATTGATCGTGCTCGGGTTACTGGCCTTCTGCGTGGCACTGGCCGAAGGCGCCGCCAACGACTGGACCGCCGTCTACATCCACGACGCCACCGGTGCCACAACCACCGTCGCGGCACTGGGATTCGCGGTCTTCGCCGGATCGATGTTCGTCGGCCGACTTCTCGGCGACCGGCTGATCGCCGCATTGGGTCCGGCCAGGCCATATCTGGCCGCCACACTCACCGCCACCATCGGAATGACGGCCACACTACTCATCGGCGGCACAACCCCCGCACTCATCGGTTTCGCCCTGTTCGGACTCGGCATCTCGTTCAGCCTGCCGCTGATCTTCTCCGCCACCGCCACCGTGCCCGGAATGCCAACGGCCCAGGCCATCGCCAACATCTCGATCCTCGGCTACCTGGGATTCTTCACCGGCCCAGTCCTGATCGGCTTCATCGCCAACAACCACGACCTCAGCACCGCCATGTCCATCCCCGCGATCTTCATGGCATTCGCCGCCGTCGGTAGTACCGCCCTCCGCCATCCCAGCAACAAAAAAACCGCGCTCGAACACCACCGCGCCGAGACCATCTAGCCCGCACACGCGACAAATTGAGTGGGCGGCAATACTCCATGAGATCCCGTCATTTGCGACAGTTCGTCGCTATCGCGGAGGAGCGGGGATTCACCCGTGCGTGCTCCACGGACCGACAAATGCCAACGGTATGCCACGGCGCACGGTGTTTTCGTCGGCCAGTTATCGCCCGCGGAGATGTATCCCATCTCCACGGGATCGGGTCCTATCGGAATCCAGCACAATTCGCAGTCGTTGAGAGCATTGAGCCGACGAATCCCAAGCGATTAAGCCGTAGCTCGGGACGTTCTCCCTCCGATAGGCCCGGCCAGCTAAATCTATTGTTTATCTGCCGTCAGGCTTTGCCGCAACGACCTCGCCGTTCAATTCCCGTCGAGCGGCATCGAGATCCCCGTCGGTCAGATGCTCCTTGATCCGATCGGTCGGCCGGACGTCCGGGGCGTTTCCCCTTGATGTTCAAGGTTGTGTATGTGATAGCGAAGTCGGATTTCGGACCGGCTGTGCTGCGTGTAGCTCGTTCTCAGGACTTGTGATCAGGCGGTGAGTTTGTAGTCGTCGTCGGAATGGTTGCGTTTACGGTAATTGAACGCCGCGGTTAACAGCGGATTTTATTCCGGTTGTCGTTGAATCGGACTTCACTGTGCTTGAAGAGCACTGGAACCGCTTTGTCGCAGCTTGGTCGGGTCTCTATTGTTCGCACCGAACAAAGATGTCCGCGCGGTCTGGACAGATTCGTTGCCGGGAGCGCGCGATGT
This region includes:
- a CDS encoding MFS transporter translates to MPIPTTEQQIGDRRAALSSVRLMFFLTGLLSATWLARAPTIKARLDLDDAGMAIAFAGLSLGAVLGLQFGKIISLRFGSRATLRAAMPLFALSLCGLVLANSLVALTAAVGIFAVANSIVDVAMNAHGIAVETASAQPLLSGIHACHSLGMIIGALAGAAAERTQTSLGGHLAGITVVVVVAAAAGTRRLLPSAVDRLSDTAPHPQAGQRPRRWPTRLIVLGLLAFCVALAEGAANDWTAVYIHDATGATTTVAALGFAVFAGSMFVGRLLGDRLIAALGPARPYLAATLTATIGMTATLLIGGTTPALIGFALFGLGISFSLPLIFSATATVPGMPTAQAIANISILGYLGFFTGPVLIGFIANNHDLSTAMSIPAIFMAFAAVGSTALRHPSNKKTALEHHRAETI